Proteins from a genomic interval of Alosa alosa isolate M-15738 ecotype Scorff River chromosome 8, AALO_Geno_1.1, whole genome shotgun sequence:
- the six6b gene encoding homeobox protein SIX6b, whose protein sequence is MFQLPILNFSPQQVAGVCETLEESGDIERLGRFLWSLPVAPGACEVLNRNESVLRARAIVAFHTGNFRELYHILENHKFTKESHSKLQALWLESHYQEAEKLRGRPLGPVDKYRVRKKFPLPKTIWDGEQKTHCFKERTRHLLREWYLQDPYPNPSKKRELAQATGLTPTQVGNWFKNRRQRDRAAAAKNRLQQQVMSNGSVRSLTGEDGAVDRLGTASSPEASLSSKAAASAISITSSDSECDI, encoded by the exons ATGTTTCAATTGCCAATCTTGAATTTCAGTCCCCAGCAGGTCGCGGGGGTATGCGAGACTTTGGAGGAGAGTGGGGACATCGAACGCCTCGGCCGGTTCCTCTGGTCGCTGCCGGTCGCCCCTGGTGCCTGCGAGGTTCTCAACCGAAATGAGTCGGTTTTGCGGGCACGGGCCATCGTGGCTTTTCACACTGGGAATTTCCGTGAGCTCTACCACATTCTGGAGAACCACAAGTTCACCAAAGAGTCGCATTCCAAACTGCAAGCGCTTTGGCTGGAGTCTCACTACCAAGAGGCAGAGAAGCTCCGGGGTCGCCCGCTAGGGCCAGTGGACAAATACAGGGTACGGAAGAAGTTCCCACTACCCAAAACAATTTGGGATGGTGAACAAAAGACTCATTGCTTCAAAGAAAGGACCCGGCATTTGCTCCGAGAGTGGTACCTCCAAGACCCTTACCCAAACCCTAGCAAAAAAAGAGAGCTCGCACAAGCCACAGGACTCACTCCCACCCAAGTCGGAAACTGGTTTAAAAACCGGAGACAAAGGGACAGAGCCGCGGCGGCCAAAAACAG GTTACAACAACAAGTGATGTCCAATGGctcggttcgatccctgactggAGAAGACGGCGCAGTGGACCGTCTCGGAACCGCGTCGAGCCCCGAAGCAAGTCTGTCGAGCAAAGCAGCCGCGTCGGCTATCTCCATCACTTCGAGCGACAGCGAATGTGACATCTAA